A region from the Rhodamnia argentea isolate NSW1041297 chromosome 7, ASM2092103v1, whole genome shotgun sequence genome encodes:
- the LOC115729358 gene encoding FAD synthase isoform X1 codes for MEIDKAVRECDDRRLKTKYANAIYVIQRALALYSIEEVAFSFNGGKDSTVLLHLLRAGHDLSEANKKCPNGNPQGFPFRTIYFESSSAFPEINSFTHGIATMYSLQMEVIHTDFKSGLEALIQSKSIRAIFLGVRIGDPTAVGQEQFSPSSPGWPPFMRVNPILDWSYRDVWAFLLICKVPYCCLYDKGYTSIGSIHDTVPNALLRTGDSVSGEGKFRPAYMLSDGRLERAGRVKKFSPSTLSVSSSSDGMYKLDFNNSSVLTTSIIAVGDEILSGIVEDHLGPLLCRKLHSIGWLVSKSVTVRNNIDSVAEEVERMRSTNDIVLICGGVGPLHSDVTLAGIAKSFGVRLAPDEEFEEYLWQLIGNQCKGDRNEMALLPEGITELLHHDKLPVPLIKCQNVIILSATNITELDQEWDCLIDSMRSTGQLVVGEPFVSKRLTANLSDIEAAEPLSNLCLEFPDVCIGCYRKSRHGPLVISFESKDKARIDSAVVALRKKFHSEAFSEIN; via the exons ATGGAGATTGACAAAGCAGTCAGGGAATGTGATGATAGGAGGCTCAAGACTAAGTATGCTAATGCCATTTATGTCATCCAGAGGGCTTTAGCCCTCTACTC TATCGAAGAGGTTGCTTTCAGTTTCAATGGTGGAAAAGATTCAACT GTTTTGTTGCACTTACTTAGAGCTGGACATGATCTTAGTGAAGCGAACAAGAAATGTCCTAATGGGAATCCACAAGGTTTTCCATTTAGAACAATATATTTTGAGAGCTCTTCTGCTTTCCCTGAGATCAACTCCTTCACACATGGAATTGCTACAAT GTATAGTTTGCAGATGGAGGTCATCCACACAGATTTTAAGTCTGGTCTGGAAGCTTTAATACAGAGCAAATCAATTAGAGCTATATTTCTTGGTGTGAGGATTGGTGATCCTACTGCG GTAGGCCAAGAACAGTTCTCCCCGAGTTCTCCCGGTTGGCCTCCTTTTATGAGAGTGAATCCTATATTGGATTGGTCATACAG GGATGTTTGGGCTTTCCTCTTGATATGCAAAGTTCCCTACTGCTGCCTTTATGATAAAGG TTATACTTCGATTGGAAGCATACATGATACGGTACCAAATGCATTATTGCGAACTGGTGATTCCGTAAGCGGTGAAGGGAAGTTTAGGCCTGCCTACATGCTTTCAGATGGAAGGCTTGAAAGAGCAGGGAGAGTAAAAAAGTTCTCACCATCAACCCTTTCGGTCTCTTCTTCCAGTGATGGCATGTATAAACTGGATTTTAATAACAGCAGTGTGCTCACAACCTCAATCATTGCTGTTGGGGATGAGATTCT ATCTGGCATTGTTGAGGATCACTTGGGGCCCCTGTTGTGTAGAAAGCTTCATTCTATTGGTTGGCTGGTGTCGAAATCTGTGACTGTGCGAAACAAT ATTGATTCTGTGGCTGAAGAAGTTGAACGGATGAGATCTACTAATGATATT GTACTCATATGCGGCGGTGTTGGCCCTCTACATTCAGATGTTACCTTAGCTGGTATTGCAAAGTCATTTGGTGTTCGTTTG GCTCCTGATGAAGAGTTTGAAGAATACCTTTGGCAATTAATTGGCAACCAATGTAAAGGTGATCGGAATGAG ATGGCTTTGTTACCTGAAGGTATCACAGAATTGTTGCACCATGACAAGCTACCTGTACCTTTG ATTAAGTGTCAGAATGTGATCATCCTTAGTGCGACAAATATCACTGAGCTGGACCAGGAATGGGACTGTTTGATTGATTCGATGAGATCAACTGGCCAGTTAGTAGTGGGGGAACCCTTTGTCTCAAAGCGCTTAACAGCAAATCTTTCTGAT ATAGAAGCAGCTGAACCTCTGTCAAACCTTTGCCTTGAATTTCCTGATGTTTGCATTG GGTGTTATCGTAAATCACGGCATGGGCCTCTTGTCATCAGCTTCGAAAGCAAG GATAAGGCAAGAATTGATTCAGCTGTGGTTGCATTGCGCAAGAAGTTCCACTCAGAAGCATTTTCTGAAATCAATTGA
- the LOC115729358 gene encoding FAD synthase isoform X3, with amino-acid sequence MEIDKAVRECDDRRLKTKYANAIYVIQRALALYSIEEVAFSFNGGKDSTVLLHLLRAGHDLSEANKKCPNGNPQGFPFRTIYFESSSAFPEINSFTHGIATMYSLQMEVIHTDFKSGLEALIQSKSIRAIFLGVRIGDPTAVGQEQFSPSSPGWPPFMRVNPILDWSYRDVWAFLLICKVPYCCLYDKGYTSIGSIHDTVPNALLRTGDSVSGEGKFRPAYMLSDGRLERAGRVKKFSPSTLSVSSSSDGMYKLDFNNSSVLTTSIIAVGDEILSGIVEDHLGPLLCRKLHSIGWLVSKSVTVRNNIDSVAEEVERMRSTNDIVLICGGVGPLHSDVTLAGIAKSFGVRLAPDEEFEEYLWQLIGNQCKGDRNEMALLPEGITELLHHDKLPVPLIKCQNVIILSATNITELDQEWDCLIDSMRSTGQLVVGEPFVSKRLTANLSDVCFLLQIA; translated from the exons ATGGAGATTGACAAAGCAGTCAGGGAATGTGATGATAGGAGGCTCAAGACTAAGTATGCTAATGCCATTTATGTCATCCAGAGGGCTTTAGCCCTCTACTC TATCGAAGAGGTTGCTTTCAGTTTCAATGGTGGAAAAGATTCAACT GTTTTGTTGCACTTACTTAGAGCTGGACATGATCTTAGTGAAGCGAACAAGAAATGTCCTAATGGGAATCCACAAGGTTTTCCATTTAGAACAATATATTTTGAGAGCTCTTCTGCTTTCCCTGAGATCAACTCCTTCACACATGGAATTGCTACAAT GTATAGTTTGCAGATGGAGGTCATCCACACAGATTTTAAGTCTGGTCTGGAAGCTTTAATACAGAGCAAATCAATTAGAGCTATATTTCTTGGTGTGAGGATTGGTGATCCTACTGCG GTAGGCCAAGAACAGTTCTCCCCGAGTTCTCCCGGTTGGCCTCCTTTTATGAGAGTGAATCCTATATTGGATTGGTCATACAG GGATGTTTGGGCTTTCCTCTTGATATGCAAAGTTCCCTACTGCTGCCTTTATGATAAAGG TTATACTTCGATTGGAAGCATACATGATACGGTACCAAATGCATTATTGCGAACTGGTGATTCCGTAAGCGGTGAAGGGAAGTTTAGGCCTGCCTACATGCTTTCAGATGGAAGGCTTGAAAGAGCAGGGAGAGTAAAAAAGTTCTCACCATCAACCCTTTCGGTCTCTTCTTCCAGTGATGGCATGTATAAACTGGATTTTAATAACAGCAGTGTGCTCACAACCTCAATCATTGCTGTTGGGGATGAGATTCT ATCTGGCATTGTTGAGGATCACTTGGGGCCCCTGTTGTGTAGAAAGCTTCATTCTATTGGTTGGCTGGTGTCGAAATCTGTGACTGTGCGAAACAAT ATTGATTCTGTGGCTGAAGAAGTTGAACGGATGAGATCTACTAATGATATT GTACTCATATGCGGCGGTGTTGGCCCTCTACATTCAGATGTTACCTTAGCTGGTATTGCAAAGTCATTTGGTGTTCGTTTG GCTCCTGATGAAGAGTTTGAAGAATACCTTTGGCAATTAATTGGCAACCAATGTAAAGGTGATCGGAATGAG ATGGCTTTGTTACCTGAAGGTATCACAGAATTGTTGCACCATGACAAGCTACCTGTACCTTTG ATTAAGTGTCAGAATGTGATCATCCTTAGTGCGACAAATATCACTGAGCTGGACCAGGAATGGGACTGTTTGATTGATTCGATGAGATCAACTGGCCAGTTAGTAGTGGGGGAACCCTTTGTCTCAAAGCGCTTAACAGCAAATCTTTCTGATGTATGTTTTCTCTTGCAAATTGCATAA
- the LOC115729358 gene encoding FAD synthase isoform X2 produces the protein MEIDKAVRECDDRRLKTKYANAIYVIQRALALYSIEEVAFSFNGGKDSTVLLHLLRAGHDLSEANKKCPNGNPQGFPFRTIYFESSSAFPEINSFTHGIATMYSLQMEVIHTDFKSGLEALIQSKSIRAIFLGVRIGDPTAVGQEQFSPSSPGWPPFMRVNPILDWSYRDVWAFLLICKVPYCCLYDKGYTSIGSIHDTVPNALLRTGDSVSGEGKFRPAYMLSDGRLERAGRVKKFSPSTLSVSSSSDGMYKLDFNNSSVLTTSIIAVGDEILSGIVEDHLGPLLCRKLHSIGWLVSKSVTVRNNIDSVAEEVERMRSTNDIVLICGGVGPLHSDVTLAGIAKSFGVRLAPDEEFEEYLWQLIGNQCKGDRNEMALLPEGITELLHHDKLPVPLIEAAEPLSNLCLEFPDVCIGCYRKSRHGPLVISFESKDKARIDSAVVALRKKFHSEAFSEIN, from the exons ATGGAGATTGACAAAGCAGTCAGGGAATGTGATGATAGGAGGCTCAAGACTAAGTATGCTAATGCCATTTATGTCATCCAGAGGGCTTTAGCCCTCTACTC TATCGAAGAGGTTGCTTTCAGTTTCAATGGTGGAAAAGATTCAACT GTTTTGTTGCACTTACTTAGAGCTGGACATGATCTTAGTGAAGCGAACAAGAAATGTCCTAATGGGAATCCACAAGGTTTTCCATTTAGAACAATATATTTTGAGAGCTCTTCTGCTTTCCCTGAGATCAACTCCTTCACACATGGAATTGCTACAAT GTATAGTTTGCAGATGGAGGTCATCCACACAGATTTTAAGTCTGGTCTGGAAGCTTTAATACAGAGCAAATCAATTAGAGCTATATTTCTTGGTGTGAGGATTGGTGATCCTACTGCG GTAGGCCAAGAACAGTTCTCCCCGAGTTCTCCCGGTTGGCCTCCTTTTATGAGAGTGAATCCTATATTGGATTGGTCATACAG GGATGTTTGGGCTTTCCTCTTGATATGCAAAGTTCCCTACTGCTGCCTTTATGATAAAGG TTATACTTCGATTGGAAGCATACATGATACGGTACCAAATGCATTATTGCGAACTGGTGATTCCGTAAGCGGTGAAGGGAAGTTTAGGCCTGCCTACATGCTTTCAGATGGAAGGCTTGAAAGAGCAGGGAGAGTAAAAAAGTTCTCACCATCAACCCTTTCGGTCTCTTCTTCCAGTGATGGCATGTATAAACTGGATTTTAATAACAGCAGTGTGCTCACAACCTCAATCATTGCTGTTGGGGATGAGATTCT ATCTGGCATTGTTGAGGATCACTTGGGGCCCCTGTTGTGTAGAAAGCTTCATTCTATTGGTTGGCTGGTGTCGAAATCTGTGACTGTGCGAAACAAT ATTGATTCTGTGGCTGAAGAAGTTGAACGGATGAGATCTACTAATGATATT GTACTCATATGCGGCGGTGTTGGCCCTCTACATTCAGATGTTACCTTAGCTGGTATTGCAAAGTCATTTGGTGTTCGTTTG GCTCCTGATGAAGAGTTTGAAGAATACCTTTGGCAATTAATTGGCAACCAATGTAAAGGTGATCGGAATGAG ATGGCTTTGTTACCTGAAGGTATCACAGAATTGTTGCACCATGACAAGCTACCTGTACCTTTG ATAGAAGCAGCTGAACCTCTGTCAAACCTTTGCCTTGAATTTCCTGATGTTTGCATTG GGTGTTATCGTAAATCACGGCATGGGCCTCTTGTCATCAGCTTCGAAAGCAAG GATAAGGCAAGAATTGATTCAGCTGTGGTTGCATTGCGCAAGAAGTTCCACTCAGAAGCATTTTCTGAAATCAATTGA
- the LOC115730267 gene encoding uncharacterized protein LOC115730267 isoform X1 has product MAETSAALCFTTFFSSFPSTSRTEEVPPPIRRLPSLRHNPPLQPSRVLRFAARASSSSSDPGNFLGDDSFGFFPWADGDAGRLRDSPQLSLITRLFESDFVGSPLDIVNIQWVPEERVTLFTADGLIQIGGSMVPRRVNSDKRQGRSNTSQKFQRFQESDYMNPEQGLCLGALFDIAATNGLDMGRRLCILGFCRSIEMLSDVVEDAVLEDGGEVVAAEKAIKGGLHEKLTMTVAVPLLWGVPPASERLHLAVRSGGGIVEKVFWQWDFC; this is encoded by the exons ATGGCGGAGACCTCGGCGGCTTTGTGCTTCACGACGTTCTTCTCTTCGTTCCCGTCCACCTCTCGCACCGAAGAAGTCCCTCCTCCCATTCGGAGACTCCCATCTCTCCGCCACAACCCGCCGCTTCAGCCCTCTCGCGTCCTCCGGTTCGCGGCGAgagcttcttcgtcttcttccgaTCCCGGAAACTTCCTCGGCGACGACTCCTTTGGTTTCTTCCCCTGGGCCGACGGCGATGCTGGTAGGCTTCGAGATTCTCCTCAATTATCCTTGATTACCCGATTATTTGAGTCTGATTTCGTGGGCAGTCCGTTGGATATTGTAA ATATTCAATGGGTTCCTGAGGAGAGAGTAACATTGTTCACTGCTGATGGACTCATTCAGATCGGAGGTTCTATGGTTCCTCGACGTGTTAATTCTGAT AAGAGGCAAGGTAGATCAAACACTTCTCAGAAATTCCAACGCTTTCAAGAAAGTGATTACATGAATCCAGAGCAAGGCCTGTGTCTGGGCGCTTTATTTGATATTGCGGCTACCAAT GGTCTTGATATGGGCAGAAGGCTTTGCATCTTGGGTTTCTGTCGTTCCATTGAAATGTTAAGTGATGTTGTTGAAGATGCTGTTCTTGAAGACGGTGGAGAG GTTGTCGCGGCAGAAAAGGCAATCAAAGGAGGTTTGCATGAGAAATTGACGATGACCGTCGCGGTCCCCTTGCTTTGGGGAGTTCCTCCCGCTTCTGAAAGGCTTCACCTTGCAGTTCGGAGCGGTGGAGGGATCGTCGAGAAGGTTTTTTGGCAGTGGGATTTCTGCTGA
- the LOC115730267 gene encoding uncharacterized protein LOC115730267 isoform X2, with the protein MAETSAALCFTTFFSSFPSTSRTEEVPPPIRRLPSLRHNPPLQPSRVLRFAARASSSSSDPGNFLGDDSFGFFPWADGDADIQWVPEERVTLFTADGLIQIGGSMVPRRVNSDKRQGRSNTSQKFQRFQESDYMNPEQGLCLGALFDIAATNGLDMGRRLCILGFCRSIEMLSDVVEDAVLEDGGEVVAAEKAIKGGLHEKLTMTVAVPLLWGVPPASERLHLAVRSGGGIVEKVFWQWDFC; encoded by the exons ATGGCGGAGACCTCGGCGGCTTTGTGCTTCACGACGTTCTTCTCTTCGTTCCCGTCCACCTCTCGCACCGAAGAAGTCCCTCCTCCCATTCGGAGACTCCCATCTCTCCGCCACAACCCGCCGCTTCAGCCCTCTCGCGTCCTCCGGTTCGCGGCGAgagcttcttcgtcttcttccgaTCCCGGAAACTTCCTCGGCGACGACTCCTTTGGTTTCTTCCCCTGGGCCGACGGCGATGCTG ATATTCAATGGGTTCCTGAGGAGAGAGTAACATTGTTCACTGCTGATGGACTCATTCAGATCGGAGGTTCTATGGTTCCTCGACGTGTTAATTCTGAT AAGAGGCAAGGTAGATCAAACACTTCTCAGAAATTCCAACGCTTTCAAGAAAGTGATTACATGAATCCAGAGCAAGGCCTGTGTCTGGGCGCTTTATTTGATATTGCGGCTACCAAT GGTCTTGATATGGGCAGAAGGCTTTGCATCTTGGGTTTCTGTCGTTCCATTGAAATGTTAAGTGATGTTGTTGAAGATGCTGTTCTTGAAGACGGTGGAGAG GTTGTCGCGGCAGAAAAGGCAATCAAAGGAGGTTTGCATGAGAAATTGACGATGACCGTCGCGGTCCCCTTGCTTTGGGGAGTTCCTCCCGCTTCTGAAAGGCTTCACCTTGCAGTTCGGAGCGGTGGAGGGATCGTCGAGAAGGTTTTTTGGCAGTGGGATTTCTGCTGA